The proteins below are encoded in one region of Apium graveolens cultivar Ventura chromosome 4, ASM990537v1, whole genome shotgun sequence:
- the LOC141719446 gene encoding uncharacterized protein LOC141719446 has translation MKLARSLEVKHLRAFSDSMLVVKHFTGEYEQRDPRTRAYATKVREASLSFETFELSQIGRENNSRADALSRLASAETQNLTGSIYLTEAKMPSIEKKECLEIHQGSDWMTPLRNFLEKGILPPDRKDALKVKYRASSYTIINGRMYRRSVSQPLLRCLNNEEQQQALEAVHEGICSEHLAGRSLVFKILRQGFFWPTLKADVIDYAKKCVQCQLFSTVPKQPPEEMTPILSPIPFIVWAVDIVGILSTSTKQAKYCIIAIDYMTKWSFSGLAFRKPASRIMELNSLETNSTSSCTTSESNKNLAQSQGNGAIEAANKVIFRGIKKRLGEAKGRWAEELPWILWAYRTTPRTSTGETPFRMAYGTEALVPVEVGLESYRTET, from the exons ATGAAGCTTGCCCGAAGCCTCGAGGTGAAGCACCTAAGGGCCTTCAGCGACTCCATGTTGGTTGTGAAACATTTCACAGGGGAATATGAACAAAGGGATCCCCGAACGAGAGCCTATGCTACCAAGGTACGAGAAGCTTCTTTATCATTTGAAACCTTTGAATTAAGTCAAATTGGCAGAGAAAACAATTCTAGGGCGGACGCACTTTCCAGGCTAGCTTCGGCCGAGACACAGAACTTAACCGGTTCTATTTACCTCACCGAAGCCAAAATGCCTTCGATCGAAAAGAAAGAATGCCTAGAGATTCACCAGGGAAGCGACTGGATGACCCCCCTCAGGAACTTTCTGGAGAAGGGCATTCTGCCACCCGACCGGAAAGATGCCCTGAAGGTTAAATATAGAGCATCAAGCTACACTATCATCAATGGGCGAATGTATCGCCGATCAGTTAGTCAACCCCTTCTACGCTGTTTGAACAACGAAGAACAGCAACAGGCTTTGGAGGCAGTACACGAAGGAATTTGCAGCGAACATCTGGCTGGTCGTTCCCTCGTCTTTAAAATTCTCCGGCAGGGATTCTTCTGGCCCACTTTGAAGGCAGATGTCATCGACTATGCAAAGAAATGTGTACAATGCCAGTTGTTCTCCACTGTCCCGAAGCAACCTCCAGAAGAGATGACCCCTATACTAAGCCCAATTCCGTTCATCGTATGGGCCGTGGATATAGTCGGCATACTTTCTACCAGCACGAAGCAAGCGAAATACTGCATAATCGCCATTGACTACATGACTAAATG GTCATTCTCTGGTTTGGCATTCCGAAAACCTGCATCTCGGATAATGGAACTCAATTCGTTGGAAACAAATTCCACAAGTTCCTGCACCACTTCGGAATCCAACAAAAATTTAGCTCAGTCGCAGGGAAATGGGGCGATTGAAGCGGCGAACAAAGTGATATTCCGTGGAATCAAGAAGAGGCTGGGCGAGGCAAAAGGAAGATGGGCGGAAGAACTCCCTTGGATCTTATGGGCTTACCGAACCACCCCCCGGACATCGACCGGAGAAACTCCTTTTAGAATGGCTTATGGTACCGAGGCCTTAGTTCCTGTCGAAGTGGGCTTGGAATCATACCGAACCGAGACCTAA